The following are encoded together in the Pedobacter sp. D749 genome:
- a CDS encoding lipid A deacylase LpxR family protein, whose protein sequence is MRSFLFTIVFCSVVSTSFAQSFKNEFGFKTENDAYLATLNDRYYTNGLFIYFRRAINTEKLSDNIEKKTYEISAGQKMYTPYWGQVPNKADQDRPFAGYLYAGGAYSVFYKNESVLKTSVELGTVGPNSLAQTAQRFLHKTVGFYTPAGWDYQIKNELAVNFAANYSKLLFRPEDPILDISAQGYANLGTTFSGLGASVLFRAGKINQLFNSAYHNAVIGNSKTKSLNNSEFFFYVKPQLNFVAYDATIQGSLFNNNSPVTFGVKPIVFEQQFGVNYSSKRFTADFNVIFKTKEVKSVAKAQNYGGLSLYYRFGKS, encoded by the coding sequence ATGAGATCATTTTTATTTACCATAGTTTTTTGTTCGGTTGTTTCAACCAGTTTTGCCCAATCTTTTAAAAACGAATTCGGTTTTAAAACTGAAAACGATGCTTATCTGGCTACATTAAATGATCGATATTATACCAACGGATTATTTATCTACTTCCGCCGGGCCATTAATACGGAAAAGCTATCCGATAATATCGAAAAGAAAACCTACGAAATTTCTGCCGGGCAAAAAATGTATACACCCTATTGGGGCCAGGTACCAAATAAAGCAGATCAGGACAGACCTTTTGCAGGTTACCTTTATGCCGGTGGTGCTTATTCGGTTTTCTACAAAAATGAAAGTGTTCTAAAAACAAGTGTAGAATTGGGAACGGTTGGCCCCAACTCACTTGCTCAAACTGCACAGCGCTTTCTGCATAAAACCGTTGGCTTTTATACTCCTGCAGGCTGGGATTACCAGATTAAAAATGAATTGGCCGTAAACTTTGCCGCAAATTACAGTAAACTACTTTTTAGACCTGAAGATCCTATCTTAGATATTAGTGCACAGGGTTATGCCAATTTAGGCACCACTTTTTCAGGGCTAGGCGCCTCGGTTTTATTTAGGGCAGGTAAAATCAATCAATTGTTCAATAGTGCTTACCATAATGCGGTAATTGGAAATTCGAAAACAAAAAGCCTAAACAATTCAGAGTTTTTCTTTTACGTTAAACCGCAGCTAAACTTTGTTGCCTATGATGCTACCATACAGGGAAGCCTTTTCAATAACAACAGTCCGGTAACATTTGGGGTAAAGCCAATCGTTTTTGAACAACAGTTTGGCGTAAATTATAGTTCGAAGCGATTTACAGCTGATTTTAATGTGATTTTTAAAACGAAAGAGGTT